The window CTGAACCTGACGCCGTCCAGGGGTTGGAGCCTTATTTCAGGAGTCATAGGATGCGAGGCAGGGTCCTGAGCAGAttaccagccaatcacagggcTAATACAAACTCACTTCCACACCTGTGGTCACTAGTTAACCTAACAAGCTTCTGTGATTTGATAAGGAAACAGAAGCATGTGGAGGAAAGCCAGGCACAGGTAGAACACACACAAAGGCCCGGCTGATTGGGAGGTTCAAAGTAGGAGGTACTGCAACAGCATGCCGTCTTTCTGAAACGTCATCACATTCAAAATCTTTTCATTTTACCCATCCTTGCTTTTTCACTATTTCAATATAGCCTTAGGATGAGGCTTACTGAAGACAGTGTAATGAATCCATGAAACATCCATGTATTTAAACTAAGAAACAACcctgaaaatgtgttttgaatTCTTTCAGGATTATTTTGTATTAATAAACTGGAGATAATTTAATATAACATCAACAAGGTTGAGTTTTACTTTTTGGCTATGAAAGCATTGTTAAAGCTAACTGTGGCAGGCAGCAGTTAATAAAAGTGTGACAAAGCCATAGATTTAGAGTATATTGCTCTGTAGCAGTACCCTCAACAGACTGCCAGCATTGAAACAGTATGATTTCATCGTAGGCATACAAAATTCAGAATTCCCTGACTGAGATTTTTTGAAGATATCTGGTGAAATCTTACTGTTTTGGCAACAAATTTCATGAACCGTCTAACAGTAattcccagaaagttgattctgttcatctggacgttgtgttttgtgtttatcctTCACTGAAAACAGAAGGATTTCTgagatttccttacctggataaAGCATGCATTAgaacaatttaaaacaaaatgatccatccatcctcttctgcttatctgggGCTAGGTTAAGgtggcagcagcctaagcagagatgCCCAGACCTCCCACTCCCCAGCCACCAGCCACagaggcgttcccaggccaggtGAGAGATGTAATCTCACCACACTGGGTCTGCTGTGGGTCCTTCTctcggtgggacatgcctggaacacctcacccaggaggcattcTAATCAGATCCCAGaatcacctcaactggctcctttcaatgtggaggagcagcaagTCCACTCCGAGTCCCTTTCCTCCTGTATATCCACCACCCCCAGGAGGTGCCATAGGGGTTGGGCACAGCGTGAGCAGGGGTGGAGGCTCTGATTCTTGGCTACGTAAACTGGCTATTGGGACAATAAAATGATCCAGAACAGTAAAAACCAGACTGACAGTTTTCAGTACTGTGATCATTGAACACAGGGACTCATTACTTTGAGCCATCCTGCTGTTGCTTGCTACTTACTAAAGCACTAAACCGATTATAATCATAGACCCCCCCTAAATAAGCTTTGTATTCCTACAGTGCTATTAGATATTGAAGTACTGTATGAAGTTCTCTAAATCTTAAATAAAAAGAGATTCTTGGACAACTTCCATGTGGTTATATGAAATACTTTGTGTCATATAGTTTGTTCTGTCATTTTAGGAAGCATTAGGTGATGTGGTATACTGTGGACTCCCTGAAGTTGGCCAAAAACTTGAACAAATGGGTAAGAGCTGTGAAGTTTTGACATATTTATCAAGTAATTGATTCTAGTATTGAAATAAGAagtgtttttcctctgtgtgtgtatatctgtgTGTTGCAGATGAGTTTGGTGCACTGGAAAGTGTAAAGGCTGCCAGCGAGCTGTACTCACCATTAACAGGAGAGGTGACTGAAGTCAACACAGAGCTGGCAGAAAATCCTGGACTTGTGAACAAAGATTGTTATGCAAAGGGTGAGCATCCACCACTCACTGCTGTACTCTGCCAGTACACTTGTCCTTGTGATTTCTCTGAATTGCAGGATAGAGGACAACCTGCCAAACCAGTATTACAAAGAAGTAAAATTACAGCTTGTTCTTTTCAGCAAGTACAGCtgttgattttaaaataaactcttGTCTTTCAGGATGGATAATCAAGATGACCATCGAAAAGCCCGAAGAACTTGATGGCCTCATGGATCAAGCTGCATATGATAAATTTGTCAAATCACTTGAATAAAATTATAAACTAATTTTGCTTTGTAATGTAATCACAGTCAAAGATTAGTCCCTGCAAGGTTACTAACATGTAGTGTGTCACACTTACTCGTCTGTGGTATTTATTCTGGTACCGGAATTGTGTCCTCAAACTAAAATACTCGACTACAAATGCTCAGTAACAGCTTCCACTTAGAAAGTTCCTTTTTGTTACGCAACTAGCACATCTAAAGGGCTCTTAATCTCAAGATCTGTCAGTATTATTGGGTCTTGTGTGTGGTGCTTTGCTCCATTACCAATATGTTCACAGATGTGTTAAACAACTTGAACGTGCTGTTTCAAATCCATTTAATAAAATGTGGGCATTTTGTTTGGGTTGTTGCATCCAAACTTGGAAAATGAATCATTTTCTCGCATTCTTGGCAAGGCAAGTAATTACAGAGGTGTGTATTGCGAACATGTTCGCACCTATTTGCACAGCAAAAGTGACAGCACACCTttagctgtatttttttttttttttaagcttttcagACACATGTTCAAACCAAATTGCTTCATATGAGCTGCCAGGACGGACTGcagctttttgtgtgtgtctgttataGTTTAAAATACCTTGACCTTTGCCTTCAGGTGATGATAGCCTGAGTTAGTCGAAGCTAGTTAATCAATGATTAATGCCGCAGTGGTTTTAAAATCAGTGACTGaacaaaaacatgcacattCAGGTTGATAATGAGAAGACTGATTGGTCTAAATAGGttattttcagtttattcttGCAGTCAAATGGCTGTACAGTAACTCCCTATGcaactgcttgtgtgtgtgttcaccacCAGTGTTTGCTGCTGACTGTAACAACTATTTTTTATATTCCTCCGTTGGATTAAAAAGGCCGGTTTGACCCTCAGTTGGCTTTTAAAACCCGGGAAAAACCTTTCAGATGTATTTTAGAATGAGCAGCAGAGGAATAGGAAGAAACAAAACCTTCATCAAGCAAATTCCAACAAGCAGTTCACTTGTGATTGAGTAATGAGAGGAATTCAAAGCAGAAGATGGTAATGTTGTTgggttattttctttatttaattagCTTCATGGATGTTAATGTCATTCTGCTGGTTTTCAAGTGAGTCCAACACCTTTGTAGGACTGCAGGTGGGATAGTCCCTGAACATCTTTGTTTCCTCTTACAGAAACCTGTGCCTAATCTATATTATTTTCACATATTTACactgcaaaaaaggaaaaaacaaataaaaaaaatggtgCTAAAGGCATAAAAATCATAAATTAATCAAATATGATGGAGtctacacatttttttatttcatgaccTTTTTTCCATGTAAATAAATCACCTTAATCTTATATAGGACACTCATTCAAATATAAGGAAACTCAAAATTTCAACCCAAGAGTGTTCTTGGAGCATATTACagctatatatttatatttattaactTACTGCAACGTCTCATAATTATAACATCCACACCAAAGTGCATTCCTGTCCAGGCTGGAGCAACAGCTTCATGGGGAAGCTAATGTAAGGTGGCACTCTCCAATAAGATGATACTTTTTTTCAGTGACTTAAATTCATTCACTGACTTGAACATATGTATACACCCAAATAGACAGCTGCAACATTCAATTAGAACTAAATAAACCACACACTGAATTACTACATTAATTTTAGAAGTAATAAGACTCACAGTAAACATATATGCAATTTAAGAGCTTTATAGTGTGAAATGAACACAATCACATATTATGGTATTTGTAGCTTGAAATTTACTACAAGTGGTTTAAGCTTCTCACTGCGTGACCGTATGATGTTATACAAACTCGTGGGAGCTTATATGCTGCTGATTACGACTGTCCTACGCTTATAcctaataatttattttttaattaaaaaaccgTTAACTGGACACATTTGTCGTCAGTTCTGTCTGAAAATTGATTTACCGACAGAACTGCTGAGTTCCTCAATTGGTATCTCTTTGTTGGATATGCCACGTGCACCATGAGGTGCTGGTGCAGTTGCCTTTGGAGAACAGGCCCGGTTTTAGCATGTTAATGCCTTTTTATGCTACATATTACAATGAGGCTCTAGATAAAGTCGAGTACAAGGTCTCTCTCACTGTTCTGAAAATAGCAAGATTACAAGGAAAACAGGCTCTTTAACACCCCTTTTATAGCAGGCTGATTGCTTTAATGAGGTAGAATATACCATAAAAGCATCTGACTGAAGATATTtcaaccaaaaaataaaaatactaacTGTATTAGAAAATACACTGATGTGAAAAAGCATTTTACCCCTTCCTgatctctcgctctctttttttatattaagatttcaGTTCAGAAAAACCTGAAGTAGAATGTCCAGCCATCAGTTCCATAAGTCACAATTATCTCCTCATTAAAGCAATTAGCCTGTTATTAAAACAAATTGTTGTactattttaaagtttaaatctcTGTACAAGCGGTTGGACATGAACTAAGGTATAGCTCTGAAAGTTTCCTAGGCACAGTAGAGTacgttttgatttttaaaatatattatatatttttcacTGAATTTCAATACTTGGTTATGTTCACATGTTTTTGGAAAATGATTCAATCCTAACATTTTTAACATCTCGGTTCACTCAGTTCATCCCTGCCATTAGTGATATTTTAAAAGTTATAATTACAAATATGATCGATAAAACAAAGACATTGCTGATCCGTATCTAAGATactgcaaacaaaaaacacaacttttttttttttgcatatttcacTCAAGTTTCAGATCATTAAACCAAACAAatgtaatattagacaaagataacccaagTGAATACAAAAGGCATACGTTAAATGATTTCATTTTCAAAGATGAAAAGTGCGACACTCAAGCTACTGAAGCCTCAAACGACCCATTTCTATCCTTGCACGGTTTGTTAAGTGTCATTTTTCACAATCTGTATAGAAATGAAACTTAATGTACACCGTGGCCTAGCATTGCTCATATAAAGACGATATAAATTATTCTTCTACACTAGATTACTTGAAGTACCGCTTATGACTGGCGTTTCCGTTTACGATTGTACGGGGG is drawn from Oreochromis aureus strain Israel breed Guangdong linkage group 1, ZZ_aureus, whole genome shotgun sequence and contains these coding sequences:
- the gcshb gene encoding glycine cleavage system protein H (aminomethyl carrier), b — its product is MAMRAALRCLSANFSPRLPQLSQVSATRLQWRSGSPRTLSTSSVLSAALKFTDKHEWVQVEGGVGIVGISNYAQEALGDVVYCGLPEVGQKLEQMDEFGALESVKAASELYSPLTGEVTEVNTELAENPGLVNKDCYAKGWIIKMTIEKPEELDGLMDQAAYDKFVKSLE